The Silene latifolia isolate original U9 population chromosome Y, ASM4854445v1, whole genome shotgun sequence sequence tatatatatatatgtatatatatatatatatatatatatatatatatatatatatatatatgtatatatatatatatatatatgtatatatatatgtatatatatatatatatatgtatatatatatatatatacattgatTATACTATTAACATTAGAATTCGGAGATAATTagattatttacaatttttcttaTATATAACTAAAGTaggcttttttttctaattatactattaacaTTAGAATtgggagataattaattatttataatttttctattataattaggaatataattttcctactaaaaatgagaattaattaattatttcaccattttcctattagaaataggaaataaattaacaatttataaggctttttttcctaattatactattagaattaggagagaataattatttaaaaaatttctattataattaggaatatgattttcctattagaaatgagaattaattaattattttacaattttattattagaaacaggaaataaattaattatctacaatttattaatattaaaaaattattcattagtatttgttcactttttattaaattagaaggaaaaaaatctttgatatatttataatatccaattttataacaactttcgattaaaaaaaatgaggtattatgaggctaaaaggccctagggcgaactgggttgtgacaaatgtgcatgtataatacgtactacatggaatttactcatgtaaagagtaaaataaaCGCGgaaatatgcccctacgtcttttgtaattgctaatgtcatatttaattatacataatacgaagtttatttttcaaaggtcatatgtatttctcctactaattttaaagttatttccctcacaaaacacttcaacttctattgataatttattattatattatttacattcatttgtcattatataaaagtatattaatcaaaatttaaatatgatattcacaaattattgataagtacaaagtttgatatctatttttcaaggagtattaaaagataaagaaagttggtgctaatttgcgaatcgaaatatcatattatgacaaatgagtaaatattttgaaaaactttattttgcgattgttttacaatttaaagtaaaaatggtaccacgagtaataaaatagatttgaatgaggcttgaagataaattagatacacttattatagaaatatgtataaggttaagattcaattcaagcaacgatcaacattaaaaaaaatcatGAAAAACATATAAAAGGGTAAGACaagtctttccctaacatagtgaagaccgtctctctcaagcttttcttttgacaaatttacatgcataaaaaacggtaatattcaattatatggagcaaactaattattgttgatgctatatatttttttttggtgtaaattgagtacatcatcactataatttagggagagataagAATTAGGGAAGGGttcatattcgtcatgcataatacgatggtttaaccacctttaggcaaaaatataaaaacaaatggaaaaaatttaaacctaaaagggggttacgtacttgccaactcttctatagttctctaccgcattaatattctcatgaaatttaggacatttatttcatattaataaaaaaaatcaatatactGCTTcatacaatttgtgatttataacttttagctaacttatttgaacttgcttaaatttatatattttaagtgaagaaaaataattataaatatgataaagataaagtttgatctttaatttcctcagagataaaaaaaaaactcaatttttattttcttataatatactaattaaaggtcataatgtaaaacagaaAATTACACCACagtctactatttcaatatgtcgatcatcaacactcaaaatagcaaatttgttatttaaatagtgtaaaaactctcaaaatgctaaaaaaaaatgttcaatctgtcgttatcaaacaaaacctaagtttctgcatttttttgtcatgttcaacttaatctttacgggatgtaaaaatgatgaagttcaaaaagtagcggttagttttctgttagttagatggaatTTTCAAGAGAGATGTGAAAGCTTttcattttagaccgttttatgtgtgaaccgaagggattaagtagtcGGCTAAAGGTTGTTTTGAGTGGGAATGCGGTTGATTacgacgagttggttgactaaagtttttcttAATAGATCTaaaaaggggataataattatgagatagtAAAATTTGAAGATAAaatgacaataaaaatgagatggaggtagtacGATTTATTTAtggaaaattaaataaatagcaaagttcgtgtatatatatattattcaaacttgttcagtttacaaacatagtacccaaacactttgtttgagtatctggaatggaggtaagggaggggacgagaaaaagactaggaagggaaagggagagagataagaTGGAAGGTTgtttcttaaacttttctttgttgaaggagaaataaattatcttcgataagggagaagaggatccatatcatctggagtaaagattggtgtttaatggaggtgaatgtgatttataacttcttagatgtaaaacgtggcagaaaggtagtgatagtgatagtggattggaggttgtttcaagtagtgaGAACTAATCATAGTGGCTGATGTTTTACtttgcgggtaaattagtggggtagagggagggtgcatttgtggagggtgatgagtttaacgaggatagtgataataaataaggttatttatcagcaaaatatcgcttgcattaaaacatataggtaacatgaataataaggagaaacctcaaaagatcatactgataaacttaatcttgacccccaTCAacccaaattaaagtaaaatcttaattctaacaacattgtcgcgagcaagggttagttttcattggattgtggatttttcaaGAAGTAgtggtttagtttttcacttggttggataaatttgagagaagttttgAAGACAAGGATTGATCTTTCAAGGGATAAGATTGTTtcagatcatgtgtgtgaatagggaaaaAAATAGGGGTTTGagtgaaagattttgtttcaaatgagaagatgggggcaagactattgttatagggagatgtcataagcagccccagccatgtagtattgcgttgaaATTTGGTTCgcattcaaaggtacgtctatagtttgaccgggagatataacatttagctacatgtaaatgtttttacgtaactaccatttgacccaacaatgattaaattatggttgttattctaaagaaggagatttgttgcatcgttgagttgattatgcaaagtagatattattatttttcttgaccaattgaaaaacaaatagGTATTAAtcaacaaaatctaaaaactctcagtcccaagtatTATATATAtgaacttcatattggttttattttcctaaaaaacaacaaagtcgagagcaagggttagtttccattggatggtggatttttctataaataagggtttagtttttcactaggttggataaatttgagataagtttcggagacaaggatcgatctttcaagggatgagattgttttagatcatgtgtgtgaataggggagaaaaataggggtctgcgtgaaaatttttgtttcaaatgagaaaatgggggccaagactattgctataAGGGGGGAGATAAGCAtccctagccatgtagtattgcgtcggaatttggttcacattcaaacgtacttctatagtttgaccggaagatataacattctaattacctctaaatgtttttacataattacaatttgatccagcaatgattaaattatagttattattcgaaagaaggagattttttgcatcattgagttgattatgcagagtagatattattgttttccttcaccaattgaaaaacaaacaggtattaatgaacaaattctaaaaaccatcaatccaagtatcatatatataaacttcatattggttttattttcctaaaaaaaagtattttattaatcaaacactcttttattcttatgtcaatattatgttaacgggaattatttgttggtcatgcggcatacataaaaaCTTAGACATGAAcaatgtactatatgtctatattccattttatgatgaaatttatcacacattattttaataaccgtgcaacgcacgggcaagaaaactaatATTAGGGTAAAGTGGGTAGAATTCAGTAAAAGAATATGCCGGATTTAACAATTGTTATACTGGTCTTTAGAAGATAAAGTAATCCATTGATCTTAAGCTCATAGTATTTTCCAATCTCTTCCCTTGTTTCTATCCCTGCACCTTATATTTCCAATTTAGATAACACATCCATTTCATCTCTCAATAATTCATACAACCCCCTAATAATTGACACACTTCTACCTTATACTCTCTCTCATCCAAATcaaaggttacatttgactttttgaCACTATTTATGATTGTAGAGAATCTTTGGTATTATTAGTAATgtataagagaaaatatagtcatgcgagatcttatttgattcatcgtcatgaatgctataagaatatcaagtttttataatttttaataatgtgtaactaaagatattcacgttgtaaAACGCGCCTCAACAAGCGTAATAAAGTCAAAttcaaatgtaacctttggtttggatgggagtgAGTACTATATAACAACCCATCTCTTCATCCTCCAAATATCTCTCATTTCTCTTACTTTACACTCCAAAACATCATCATTTTTTCCCTCAAAATTttgcaaccaaaaaaaaaaaaaaaaaaaaaactattgattgaagtgacagtttatgtgccgccgttgacgtttAATGGAAATAGtcaatttggaatcttcactattgattgaagtgacggtttatgcgtcgccgtttgaaatttgaagaaatagcggattTTAGAttctcgctattatttttgaaatttttgtaggaaaatagtgaattttgatttcaccattatttttgaaatcggcggttttgatcgccgtttgtttgaaattttcgaaaatagcaaatttaaattttcactatttgtcttTGTCTTTGCGAAAATGaagacctttaatatcgtcaatgaaaattcgaagtttaatatgtgaaattgggccaaagcccaaatttcggtgaaaaagcaagGGGGGGCCTGATTGACGCGCGAGCCTCcttgcgaaccaaaggggcttcccttttttctgtaaaagacgcgagttcaggctgcatTTCATTCATCACTTCGTCTTCTCCAAATTTTGACAAAACAAGCTAAGATCGCCATTGTTGGATCTTCTAGCTCGCTTGGGTTCGtgctatcatcaacaatgtcatctcaaggtatgcattccctcatgaatccatttaaatttgttgatctttagcttaattggattagggcgaattttaccctagaaaaatcgaattgggcgtttttgattgagcccattttgagggaaattgatgattgcattaggttagaaatctgtttaggagtataggagtgcttttagtttgcatttcggTCCCCGtttccgctccctatgctcgaaaaacgtgagtgaggtgagaaaccgtctcatttcgcaatgccaagtttatttgcttgggtagtgggtcccactaggttgcattgtagttgggaaaacccgtattcgccatttatgaACCTTCGTTGGGTATCGTGGGCAAaatttggaatttttgccttttgtgacggtcttatgtctgacaaaataagcgcctgtttgggcttgaattgagtcagtttgccttgaaatggaccttattggtagtttaggtcgctttgaggcgtgataaaatcacgtttgcctttttgcggtcgttttttgaatttttgaccgatttgtgctcaaattggcgtatgaattgcctttttgagccgtagaaaaataccctattgcattgggaatgtattttggtttgttggcggaccttgtaggggtcttgaaatgcccCTTTTTTTTTGTTCTGACTCGTCTTTtacttgaaaagaggggcgagtcgttttttgttgGCAATATTTCACAAAGCCTTTGCACATCCACCAGAAGAGCTAAACAGTCCAGCATCACATAAAGGACCTAAAAAACCAAAACTACCACATGAAACTCTCAATGATTTTGTGTCATCTCATATTCTCATCCTGAAAACACCTTTCATATGAGCTTTGGTCATGCTGCTGTTCTTGCTTTTGTCCGACCTTCCCCTCCTAATCCTCTCCAACAAATGTAATTTTCCAACTTTTACTCATTTTATCATTTCTTTCTTGGATCAGTCGAAAACAGCCTCGTTTTATGTCCCTAACACATGGGTAATGGGGTAAGGCCAcacccgcaatttgcgggagcctaATTGACTCGTTAAATTGTATACGCTTTTCATGATGTTGCATGTTGTTTTGTGGATATGATGATATATACTGCTTATTTAAGGGGAGTTTAGACAACTTATGTGGCTTAATAAAGGATTATGGACTGTCAAAGAGTGCAAATGAAGCCATGTTAGTGATTGAAGCATATAGAACACTTAGGGACCGTGGGCCCTACCCTGCTGATCAAGTCATCAAGAACCTAGAAGGCAGATTTGGTTTTGTCATCTATGATAGCAAGAATGGCACTGTCTTCACTGCCCTCGTATTTTTCTTTTCCCTACTAAATAAATCTTATTACTCACTCCATCCCAATAATTTGTTAGTTGTTACCTTTTCTATTCTTTGCTAGGGGTAAATGCGGTGTTACCCTAACTCACCGAGACGGGTCCGATACGGCTAATTTGTACGAATTTTTCAATTTgttggtctaaaatgaagtgtcgAAGTATCGTGTCGGTGTCGACACGATAGATGTCGGACACGCGACACGGCAGCTAAGTAAAGTGTCGGAGAACATAGGGTAAATGTGAAGAATTTCATATTAACTTACATGTGAGTGTCCCACATTAAAGGAGAAATAGAGATTGTAACCTTCCTTATGTTATTAAGTGGGTCCGTCTCTCCTCCATTCGGGTAAGGTCAAGCCCATTTGCATGATTTAAGACCACCCCCAAGCAAAGGTCACCTTAACTAGGTCACTACCCCATTTTATTCTTAATCTCACCCTATTTATCTTGACCCACTTTTACACTCCCAAGCAGAAAGTCGCGACCTAGGTCACCAATCCAATCATTTCTCACTTTCCAACATTTCCAATCATTTCCCACATTCTCTACCCACCAAAACATCTCTTAATATTTGTGTTGCATGTTGCATTTATGCGTGAAAGGAAGACAAACATTCATTTCATCTTTTCCTCTTTATTTGTGTTTTCAATATTTGTGCCCAACAAATACCTCATTGACATGTGGAAGGTCACAAGGCAACCCACCCAAGTCATGGAGTGACCTTTTTACATAGAAGGTCTTCTTAATTTTTTCATTAATTCATGATTAAGGAGACTCATCCCCCAAGTGACTTAGTTGATGACCTTACTTATGGGTGGTCTAACAAAAAACAAATGATTGAAATTGAGATAGAGTATTCGGCACCTCTTTTGATTTATTCAATTAATATCATGTCTTAAATCAGTTGTTGTGACCTAATCTCGTCACCAACAAGTCGATATGACTTGTTGATCTTGAACTTTCTTTTGCTAGGGAGATCTCTTAGGTTTAGTTAGTTTAGTATTATTAATGTGTGACTAAGGGTGGTTAATTTGTGACCAAAAACAAGAAATTGTCAATTTGTGACCAAGgatggtcaatttgtgaccaaggTTGGTCAAAAGATATGGTCGTATTGACCTTCTATGTGTCAATTTCTTATTGgttgaacaattataaaacaataaaaaaaacaataattgGAAATGTTGTAAAGTAGAtcatgattgggttgatgacctaggtcgcgaccttctgcttgggagggtgaaaatgggtcaaggttaataaggtaGGCTTAAAAATAAAATCGGGTCGCAACCTAGTTAGCGCGACCACTGCTTAGGGATGGTCTTAGCAATGGCTAATCATGATGTATGGAAATGTGTTAAAAAAGGGATCGGATGGAGGAGTGAAGCTGTATTGGGGAATAGCAGGAGATGGATCAGTGGTAATATCAGATGATTTGGAGGTGATTAAAGCAGGATGTGCTAAATCATTTGCCCCATTTCCTGCAGGTCTGCTTTTCTACTTTCAAAGGATAACGTGATCCCCAGTTCCCCACACCTACACTTTTGGAATTTTGGATAGTCTCATTATCACTTCattttcttttatcttttctgCTATGTGCATATCTATCTGACAATCTCTTGTCCTTTTCT is a genomic window containing:
- the LOC141633948 gene encoding asparagine synthetase [glutamine-hydrolyzing]-like, yielding MLLFLLLSDLPLLILSNKYNLCGLIKDYGLSKSANEAMLVIEAYRTLRDRGPYPADQVIKNLEGRFGFVIYDSKNGTVFTALGSDGGVKLYWGIAGDGSVVISDDLEVIKAGCAKSFAPFPAGCEDAYVGKTCGLARTKPLDFNLLI